In the Alistipes provencensis genome, TTTCGCCGCATGGGAGATGCCGCAGGGACCGGTCGAAGTGGAGATCACGGCCGACCGCGAGGTCGGGACGGTGAAGGTGACCCCGGCGTCGGCCGGGATCGAACCGCGCGTCTCGGGGCGCCGCATCCGCTTTACGCTCGACGCTCCGCGCAATATCTCCGTCGAGGTCGACGGCACGCACCGCGCCCTGCACCTCTTCGCTAATCCGGCTTCGGCGGATGTTCCCCGGGACGGGGAGTCCGGGGTGCGCTACTACGGCCCCGGCTACCACGAGGCGGGCATCGTCCGGCTCGAAAGCGGCGACCGGGTCTATGTGGCCCCGGGGGCCGTCGTGTCGGGAGGCTTTTACGCCGTCAACGCCCGGGACATCACGATCTCGGGGCGCGGCGTCATCGACCAGAGCCGCTACGAACGCGGTTCGGGCAGCATCGTCGGATTCTCGGGATGCCGCAACGTGAGGGTCGAGGGGGTCATTCTCTGCGATGCCTCGATGTGGTGCTGCACCTTTTTCGGGTGCGACTCGGTGGAGGTGGACAACGTGAAGATCGTCGGGCAGTGGCGTTACAATTCGGACGGCATCGACGTGGTGAACAGCTCCCGGGTGCGGGTCCGCAACTGCTTCGTGCGCTCGTTCGACGACGCGCTGGTGGTCAAGGGCATGAAACGCAATCTGGGGGAGCCGGAGCTGATCGGGATCAGCCACCTCCCGGTGGAGGACGTGCTGTTCGAGAACTGCACGGTCTGGTGCGACTGGGGCCATGCGCTCGAAATCGGCGCCGAGACCTGTGCGCCGTCGATCCGCAACGTCGTCTACCGCGGGATAGACATCGTCCGCACGTCGTTCGTGGCGATGTCGATCCTCCACGGCGACGGGGCTCCGGTGCGCGACATTCTCTACGAGGATATTCGGCTGAACATCGATCCGCAGACGCCCTCGCCCGTGTTTCAGACCTCCCGCGGGGAGGTGTACGAGGATGCCGGGGGATTCGTGCCGATGCTCTTCGAGGCGGTCATCAACAAGGACATGCTCTGGGCGCAGGATGCGTTGGCGGGCGATGTCGAGGGGGTGACCTACCGCAATATCTCGGTGACGGGGCCTGCGCCGAAGTCGCTCGTGAAGGGGCTCGATGCGGAACACCGCGTCCGGGGGATTGTCGTCGAGAACCTGCGCTTCAACGGCGAGCCCGTCCGCGACGCCGCCCGGGCCGGGATCGTCATCGAACAGCACGGCGATCCGGTGACGTTCCGATAGTGTTCATGCAGGCCGGAGGGCCCGGGTCGGAGAAACGCCACGCCCGGCCCCCGGCATGCCCAAACCCTGAAAGACAATGATTGTGAAAATAGCTTTTTGGGCAATGATGCTCTTCCCGGCGCTGACGGTGGGGGCGGCGGGACTGACGGCGGGGTATCTCCGCTGCGAGTATCGCTCCGCACCCGAGGGCATCGGCGAGCGGTCGCCGCGCCTGAGCTGGGAACTGACGGCGCAGGAGGGCGGCGAGGCGTGCGTGCAGCGTGCCTACCGCATCCTCGTGGCTTCGTCCGAAGAGGCGCTCGCCCGCGGGGAAGGCGACCTGTGGGATTCGGGACGGGTCGCGTCGGACGCCACCGGCGGCATCGTCTACGCCGGACGCCCGCTGCGCTCGCGGCAGGTGTGCCACTGGAAAGTGCAGGTGTGGGACGGCGACGGGGAACCTTCGCCGTGGAGTGCTCCGGCCCGGTGGAGCATGGGCTTGCTGGAGTACCGCGACCGGGAGCCCGTGCGGTGGATCGCGCGGCGTATCCGGACGGCCCCCGACTCGGCAGGGCTGGTGCTTCCGCCGGCGCGGTATTTCCGCACGGCGTTCACCGTCGGCAAGCCCGTGCGGCGCGCCGTGGCCTATGCCAGCGCCAAGGGAATCTACGAACTGCGCCTGAACGGGCGGCAGGCGGGCTGCGACTACTTCACGCCCGGCTGGACCGACTACCGCAAGCGCATCTACTACAACACCTACGATGTGACCGACCTGTTGAGGCCGGGCGAGAATGCTGCCGGGGCTGTCGTGGCCGACGGCTGGTATGCCGGGTATGTCGGTTTCGGGATACTGGAACGGCTGGAGCGTTCGCGCGAGTTCTACGGCATCGACCCGGCGTTCTTCTGCCGGATCGAGATCGAATACGCGGACGGCACGACACAGTCGGTGGTGACGGGCCCCGGTTGGAAATCTTCCGAAGGCCCCGTCCGGCAGGCCGACCTGCTCATGGGCGAGGTGTACGACGCCCGGCGGGAACAGCCCGGCTGGGACGCTCCGGGTTTCGACGACGGCGCGTGGGAGGCGGCCGAACTGTCGGTCAATCCCGACGGGGCGCTCGAAGCCGCGCCGACGGACCCCGTGCGCGAAGCGGAGCGGATCGTGCCGGTGTCGGTCGTGCGGCGGAGTCCGGGTGTCTGGATTTTCGACATGGGCCGGAACTTCGCCGGGACCGTACTGCTGAAGGTTAGGGGCGAGGCGGGCCGCACGGTGATGCTTCGCTACGGCGAGATGCTCAACGCGGACGGCAGCCTGATGACCGAGAACCTGCGGCATGCCCGGGCGACGGATTTCTACACGCTGCGCGACGGGGAGCAGGAGTGGTCCCCGCGGATGACCTACCACGGGTTCCGCTATGTGGAGCTCACGGGGTTGGACCGGCCCGGTGCGGAGACGCTCACGGGGATCGTACTTACCTCGCCGACGCCTCCGGCGGGGTCGTTCGAATGCGGCAGCGAGCTGGTCAACCTGCTCTGGCGCAACATCACGACGACCCAGCAGGCGAATTTCTTCGAGATACCGACCGACTGTCCCCAGCGCGACGAGCGGCTGGGGTGGACCGGCGACATCCAGATTTATGCCCGTTCGGCGACCTATAACGCCGACGTGGCGTCGTTTCTCTCGAAATGGTTGGTCGATCTGGACGATGCGCAGCGCAGTTACGGGGCCTATCCCAGTTATGCGCCCTATCCCTATGCCATTCCGATGGAGTACGCTCCCGCATGGATGGATGCCGGAGTGATCGTGCCGTGGACGCTGTGGCAGGTTTACGGCGACACGCGGGCCGTGCGGAGGGCCTATCCGGGGATGAAGCGTTTTATGGATTTTCTGGAACAGGGTGCGCAGGGGGATTTGCAGCCCGCGGTGCCCACCTTCGGGGACTGGCTCGCCGTGGGGCGCACGGCTTCGGACGACTTCATCGCCAGCGCCTATTATGCCTACGATGCCGCGCTGATGGCCGAAATGGCCGGGGCTGTCGGCGAACGGCAGGATTCGATCCGTTACGCTGCGTTGGCGTCCCGTGTCCGGGAGGCTTTCGCCCGCCGATACATCGCGCCCGACGGCCTGATCCCCGGCAACGACTGCCAGACGGCCTATGCGCTGGCGCTCTGCTTCGGACTGTATCCGGAATCGCTGGCGCAGGCCGGGGCCGACCGGCTGGCGGCGATGATCGACGCGAACGGAGGCCGCTTCTCCACGGGATTCCTCGGGACGAAACATGTGATGATGGCGCTTTCGCACTACGGCCATGACGATGTGG is a window encoding:
- a CDS encoding glycosyl hydrolase family 28 protein, whose protein sequence is MKTIRIIPLFAVLLLAACGGTQTGAYRLKVDGREIGVTDCRVSAVPINQVWPGYQRPVDQTDTAYFAAWEMPQGPVEVEITADREVGTVKVTPASAGIEPRVSGRRIRFTLDAPRNISVEVDGTHRALHLFANPASADVPRDGESGVRYYGPGYHEAGIVRLESGDRVYVAPGAVVSGGFYAVNARDITISGRGVIDQSRYERGSGSIVGFSGCRNVRVEGVILCDASMWCCTFFGCDSVEVDNVKIVGQWRYNSDGIDVVNSSRVRVRNCFVRSFDDALVVKGMKRNLGEPELIGISHLPVEDVLFENCTVWCDWGHALEIGAETCAPSIRNVVYRGIDIVRTSFVAMSILHGDGAPVRDILYEDIRLNIDPQTPSPVFQTSRGEVYEDAGGFVPMLFEAVINKDMLWAQDALAGDVEGVTYRNISVTGPAPKSLVKGLDAEHRVRGIVVENLRFNGEPVRDAARAGIVIEQHGDPVTFR
- a CDS encoding alpha-L-rhamnosidase, encoding MKIAFWAMMLFPALTVGAAGLTAGYLRCEYRSAPEGIGERSPRLSWELTAQEGGEACVQRAYRILVASSEEALARGEGDLWDSGRVASDATGGIVYAGRPLRSRQVCHWKVQVWDGDGEPSPWSAPARWSMGLLEYRDREPVRWIARRIRTAPDSAGLVLPPARYFRTAFTVGKPVRRAVAYASAKGIYELRLNGRQAGCDYFTPGWTDYRKRIYYNTYDVTDLLRPGENAAGAVVADGWYAGYVGFGILERLERSREFYGIDPAFFCRIEIEYADGTTQSVVTGPGWKSSEGPVRQADLLMGEVYDARREQPGWDAPGFDDGAWEAAELSVNPDGALEAAPTDPVREAERIVPVSVVRRSPGVWIFDMGRNFAGTVLLKVRGEAGRTVMLRYGEMLNADGSLMTENLRHARATDFYTLRDGEQEWSPRMTYHGFRYVELTGLDRPGAETLTGIVLTSPTPPAGSFECGSELVNLLWRNITTTQQANFFEIPTDCPQRDERLGWTGDIQIYARSATYNADVASFLSKWLVDLDDAQRSYGAYPSYAPYPYAIPMEYAPAWMDAGVIVPWTLWQVYGDTRAVRRAYPGMKRFMDFLEQGAQGDLQPAVPTFGDWLAVGRTASDDFIASAYYAYDAALMAEMAGAVGERQDSIRYAALASRVREAFARRYIAPDGLIPGNDCQTAYALALCFGLYPESLAQAGADRLAAMIDANGGRFSTGFLGTKHVMMALSHYGHDDVAYGLLLQTGYPGWGYSILNGATSIWERWDSYTREYGFGGRDGGNNARMNSFSHYAFGSVAEWMFRYALGIDTEGPGYRHILLRPRPDARIGWMKGSYRSVSGVIVSEWEVGRRTTRYRFVVPPNTRATLSLPGQEPRDLGPGEHEFEFKNVKR